The Microtus ochrogaster isolate Prairie Vole_2 unplaced genomic scaffold, MicOch1.0 UNK90, whole genome shotgun sequence genome contains a region encoding:
- the Adgrl1 gene encoding adhesion G protein-coupled receptor L1 isoform X1 → MARLAAALWSLCVTTVLVTSATQGLSRAGLPFGLMRRELACEGYPIELRCPGSDVIMVENANYGRTDDKICDADPFQMENVQCYLPDAFKIMSQRCNNRTQCVVVAGSDAFPDPCPGTYKYLEVQYDCVPYIEVEQKVFVCPGTLQKVLEPTSTHESEHQSGAWCKDPLQAGDRIYVMPWIPYRTDTLTEYASWEDYVAARHTTTYRLPNRVDGTGFVVYDGAVFYNKERTRNIVKYDLRTRIKSGETVINTANYHDTSPYRWGGKTDIDLAVDENGLWVIYATEGNNGRLVVSQLNPYTLRFEGTWETGYDKRSASNAFMVCGVLYVLRSVYVDDDSEAAGNRVDYAFNTNANREEPVSLAFPNPYQFVSSVDYNPRDNQLYVWNNYFVVRYSLEFGPPDPSAGPATSPPLSTTTTARPTPLTSTASPAATTPLRRAPLTTHPVGAINQLGPDLPPATAPVPSTRRPPAPNLHVSPELFCEPREVRRVQWPATQQGMLVERPCPKGTRGIASFQCLPALGLWNPRGPDLSNCTSPWVNQVAQKIKSGENAANIASELARHTRGSIYAGDVSSSVKLMEQLLDILDAQLQALRPIERESAGKNYNKMHKRERTCKDYIKAVVETVDNLLRPEALESWKDMNATEQVHTATMLLDVLEEGAFLLADNVREPARFLAAKQNVVLEVTVLNTEGQVQELVFPQEYPSENSIQLSANTIKQNSRNGVVKVVFILYNNLGLFLSTENATVKLAGETGTGGPGGASLVVNSQVIAASINKESSRVFLMDPVIFTVAHLEAKNHFNANCSFWNYSERSMLGYWSTQGCRLVESNKTHTTCACSHLTNFAVLMAHREIYQGRINELLLSVITWVGIVISLVCLAICISTFCFLRGLQTDRNTIHKNLCINLFLAELLFLVGIDKTQYEVACPIFAGLLHYFFLAAFSWLCLEGVHLYLLLVEVFESEYSRTKYYYLGGYCFPALVVGIAAAIDYRSYGTEKACWLRVDNYFIWSFIGPVSFVIVVNLVFLMVTLHKMIRSSSVLKPDSSRLDNIKSWALGAIALLFLLGLTWAFGLLFINKESVVMAYLFTTFNAFQGVFIFVFHCALQKKVHKEYSKCLRHSYCCIRSPPGGTHGSLKTSAMRSNTRYYTGTQSRIRRMWNDTVRKQTESSFMAGDVNSTPTLNRGTMGNHLLTNPVLQPRGGTSPYNTLIAESVGFNPSSPPVFNSPGSYREPKHPLGGREACGMDTLPLNGNFNNSYSLRSGDFPPGDGGPEPPRGRNLADAAAFEKMIISELVHNNLRGASGGAKGPPPEPPVPPVPGVSEDEAGGPGGADRAEIELLYKALEEPLLLPRAQSVLYQSDLDESESCTAEDGATSRPLSSPPGRDSLYASGANLRDSPSYPDSSPEGPNEALPPPPPAPPGPPEIYYTSRPPALVARNPLQGYYQVRRPSHEGYLAAPSLEGPGPDGDGQMQLVTSL, encoded by the exons GCCTGAGCCGGGCCGGGCTCCCGTTTGGATTGATGCGCCGGGAGTTAGCATGCGAAGGTTATCCCATCGAGCTGCGGTGCCCAGGCAGTGACGTCATCATGGTGGAGAACGCTAACTACGGGCGCACAGATGACAAGATCTGCGACGCCGACCCTTTCCAGATGGAGAACGTGCAGTGCTACCTGCCCGACGCCTTCAAGATCATGTCCCAGAG gtGTAATAACCGAACCCAGTGTGTGGTGGTGGCCGGCTCCGATGCCTTTCCTGAcccctgtcctggaacctacaaGTACCTGGAGGTGCAGTACGACTGTGTCCCTTACA TAGAAGTGGAGCAGAAAG TCTTCGTGTGCCCAGGGACTCTGCAGAAGGTACTGGAGCCCACCTCCACACATGAGTCAGAGCACCAGTCTGGTGCCTGGTGCAAGGACCCGCTGCAGGCAGGTGACCGTATCTACGTCATGCCCTGGATCCCCTACCGCACGGACACACTGACTGAATATGCCTCGTGGGAGGACTATGTGGCTGCGCGCCACACCACCACGTACCGACTGCCCAACCGTGTGGATGGCACTGGCTTTGTAGTCTACGATGGCGCAGTCTTCTACAACAAGGAGCGCACGCGCAACATCGTCAAGTATGACCTGCGGACTCGCATCAAGAGCGGAGAGACAGTCATCAACACAGCCAACTACCATGACACCTCGCCTTACCGTTGGGGAGGCAAGACCGACATTGACCTGGCGGTGGATGAGAACGGGCTGTGGGTCATCTATGCCACTGAGGGCAACAACGGGCGCCTGGTGGTGAGCCAGCTCAACCCCTACACGCTGCGCTTTGAGGGCACCTGGGAAACGGGCTACGACAAGCGCTCGGCCTCCAATGCCTTCATGGTATGCGGTGTCCTCTACGTGCTGCGCTCCGTGTATGTGGATGACGACAGCGAGGCGGCGGGCAACCGTGTGGACTATGCCTTCAACACCAATGCAAACCGAGAGGAGCCAGTCAGTCTCGCTTTCCCCAACCCCTACCAGTTTGTGTCCTCTGTCGACTACAACCCCCGGGACAACCAGCTGTATGTGTGGAATAACTACTTTGTGGTGCGCTACAGCCTGGAGTTTGGACCCCCAGACCCCAGCGCTG GCCCAGCCACTTCTCCACCTCTCAGTACCACCACCACAGCTCGGCCCACACCCCTCACCAGCACAGCCTCGCCTGCAGCCACCACTCCACTCCGTCGGGCACCCCTCACCACACACCCAGTGGGTGCCATTAACCAGCTCGGACCTGACCTGCCTCCAGCGACAGCCCCAGTGCCCAGCACCCGGCGGCCCCCAGCTCCCAATCTGCATGTGTCCCCTGAGCTCTTCTGTGAACCCCGAGAGGTCCGGCGGGTCCAGTGGCCAGCCACCCAACAGGGTATGCTGGTGGAGAGGCCTTGCCCCAAGGGAACGCGAG GAATTGCCTCGTTCCAGTGTCTCCCTGCTTTGGGGCTCTGGAATCCTCGTGGTCCTGACCTCAGTAACTGCACCTCCCCTTGGGTCAACCAAGTAGCCCAGAAG ATTAAGAGTGGAGAGAATGCAGCCAACATTGCTAGTGAGCTGGCCCGCCATACGCGGGGCTCCATCTACGCTGGGGACGTGTCCTCATCGGTGAAGCTGATGGAACAGCTGTTAGACATCCTGGATGCCCAGCTCCAGGCCCTCCGGCCCATTGAGCGCGAATCAGCTGGCAAGAACTACAACAAG atGCACAAGCGAGAGAGAACCTGCAAGGATTATATCAAG GCCGTGGTGGAGACGGTGGACAACCTGCTCCGGCCAGAGGCGCTTGAGTCCTGGAAAGACATGAATGCCACAGAACAGGTGCATACAGCCACCATGCTCCTAGATGTCCTGGAGGAGGGGGCCTTCCTGCTGGCCGACAATGTCAGGGAACCCGCTCGCTTCTTAGCTGCCAAGCAGAATGTGG TCCTGGAGGTGACTGTCCTGAACACAGAGGGTCAAGTGCAGGAGTTGGTGTTTCCCCAGGAATATCCCAGCGAGAACTCCATCCAGCTGTCTGCCAACACCATCAAGCAGAATAGCCGCAACG GGGTGGTCAAGGTTGTCTTCATCCTCTACAACAACTTGGGCCTGTTCTTGTCCACGGAGAATGCCACGGTGAAGCTGGCAGGCGAGACAGGGACCGGTGGCCCTGGCGGTGCCTCCCTGGTGGTGAACTCACAGGTCATCGCAGCTTCCATCAATAAGGAATCAAGCCGCGTCTTCCTCATGGACCCTGTCATCTTTACTGTGGCTCACTTGGAG GCCAAGAACCACTTCAATGCAAACTGCTCCTTCTGGAACTACTCAGAGCGCTCCATGCTGGGCTACTGGTCAACCCAGGGCTGCCGCCTGGTGGAATCCAATAAGACCCATACCACATGTGCCTGCAGCCACCTCACCAACTTCGCAGTGCTCATGGCTCACCGAGAGATC TACCAGGGCCGGATCAATGAGCTGCTGCTGTCGGTCATCACCTGGGTGGGCATTGTCATCTCCCTGGTCTGTCTGGCCATCTGTATCTCCACCTTCTGCTTCCTGCGAGGCCTGCAGACCGACCGCAACACCATCCACAAGAACCTGTGCATCAACCTCTTCCTTGCCGAGCTGCTTTTCCTGGTTGGGATAGACAAGACTCAGTATGAG GTTGCCTGCCCCATCTTCGCGGGCCTGCTGCACTACTTTTTCCTGGCCGCGTTTTCCTGGCTGTGCCTGGAAGGTGTGCACCTCTACCTGCTGCTGGTGGAAGTATTTGAAAGCGAATACTCACGTACCAAGTACTATTACCTGGGCGGCTACTGCTTCCCAGCCCTGGTGGTAGGCATCGCAGCCGCCATTGACTACCGAAGCTATGGCACCGAGAAGGC CTGCTGGCTGAGAGTTGACAACTACTTCATCTGGAGCTTCATTGGGCCTGTTTCCTTTGTCATTGTG GTGAACCTGGTGTTCCTCATGGTGACCCTGCACAAGATGATCCGGAGCTCATCAGTGCTCAAGCCTGACTCCAGTCGCCTTGACAACATCAA GTCCTGGGCGCTGGGCGCCATTGCGCTGCTCTTCTTGCTGGGCCTCACCTGGGCTTTCGGCCTCCTCTTCATCAACAAGGAGTCTGTAGTCATGGCCTATCTCTTCACTACCTTCAACGCCTTCCAGGGGGTCTTCATCTTTGTCTTTCACTGCGCCTTACAGAAAAAG GTGCACAAGGAGTACAGCAAGTGCCTGCGTCACTCCTACTGCTGCATCCGCTCCCCACCTGGGGGTACTCACGGCTCCCTCAAGACCTCAGCCATGCGAAGTAACACCCGATACTACACAGGGACCCAG agcCGAATCCGGAGGATGTGGAACGACACCGTGAGGAAACAGACAGAGTCCTCCTTTATGGCAGGTGACGTCAACAGCACCCCCACCCTGAACCGAG GTACCATGGGGAATCATCTACTGACCAACCCCGTGCTACAACCCCGTGGGGGCACCAGCCCATACAATACACTCATTGCAGAATCTGTGGGCTTCAATCCTTCCTCGCCCCCAGTCTTCAACTCCCCAG GAAGCTACAGGGAACCCA AGCACCCCTTGGGAGGCCGGGAAGCCTGTGGCATGGACACCCTGCCCCTTAACGGCAACTTCAACAACAGCTACTCCTTGAGAAGCGGGGATTTCCCTCCAGGGGATGGGGGTCCCGAGCCACCCCGAGGTCGGAACCTGGCCGATGCCGCCGCCTTTGAGAAGATGATCATCTCAGAGCTGGTGCACAACAACCTGCGGGGGGCCAGTGGGGGCGCCAAAGGGCCTCCGCCGGAGCCTCCTGTGCCACCCGTGCCAGGGGTCAGTGAGGACGAGGCCGGCGGGCCTGGGGGTGCTGACCGGGCAGAGATTGAACTTCTCTACAAGGCCCTGGAGGAGCCACTGCTGCTGCCCCGGGCCCAGTCGGTGCTGTACCAGAGTGATCTGGATGAGTCGGAGAGCTGCACGGCAGAGGATGGGGCCACCAGTCGGCCCCTTTCCTCACCTCCCGGCCGGGACTCCCTCTATGCCAGCGGGGCCAACCTGCGGGACTCGCCCTCCTACCCGGACAGCAGCCCCGAAGGGCCTAATgaggccctgcccccacccccacctgccccCCCTGGGCCCCCAGAAATCTACTACACCTCCCGCCCGCCGGCCCTGGTGGCTCGGAATCCCCTACAGGGCTACTACCAGGTGCGGCGGCCCAGCCATGAGGGCTACCTGGCAGCCCCCAGTCTCGAGGGGCCAGGGCCCGATGGGGATGGGCAGATGCAGTTGGTCACCAGTCTCTGA
- the Adgrl1 gene encoding adhesion G protein-coupled receptor L1 isoform X4 yields MARLAAALWSLCVTTVLVTSATQGLSRAGLPFGLMRRELACEGYPIELRCPGSDVIMVENANYGRTDDKICDADPFQMENVQCYLPDAFKIMSQRCNNRTQCVVVAGSDAFPDPCPGTYKYLEVQYDCVPYIEVEQKVFVCPGTLQKVLEPTSTHESEHQSGAWCKDPLQAGDRIYVMPWIPYRTDTLTEYASWEDYVAARHTTTYRLPNRVDGTGFVVYDGAVFYNKERTRNIVKYDLRTRIKSGETVINTANYHDTSPYRWGGKTDIDLAVDENGLWVIYATEGNNGRLVVSQLNPYTLRFEGTWETGYDKRSASNAFMVCGVLYVLRSVYVDDDSEAAGNRVDYAFNTNANREEPVSLAFPNPYQFVSSVDYNPRDNQLYVWNNYFVVRYSLEFGPPDPSAGPATSPPLSTTTTARPTPLTSTASPAATTPLRRAPLTTHPVGAINQLGPDLPPATAPVPSTRRPPAPNLHVSPELFCEPREVRRVQWPATQQGMLVERPCPKGTRGIASFQCLPALGLWNPRGPDLSNCTSPWVNQVAQKIKSGENAANIASELARHTRGSIYAGDVSSSVKLMEQLLDILDAQLQALRPIERESAGKNYNKMHKRERTCKDYIKAVVETVDNLLRPEALESWKDMNATEQVHTATMLLDVLEEGAFLLADNVREPARFLAAKQNVVLEVTVLNTEGQVQELVFPQEYPSENSIQLSANTIKQNSRNGVVKVVFILYNNLGLFLSTENATVKLAGETGTGGPGGASLVVNSQVIAASINKESSRVFLMDPVIFTVAHLEAKNHFNANCSFWNYSERSMLGYWSTQGCRLVESNKTHTTCACSHLTNFAVLMAHREIYQGRINELLLSVITWVGIVISLVCLAICISTFCFLRGLQTDRNTIHKNLCINLFLAELLFLVGIDKTQYEVACPIFAGLLHYFFLAAFSWLCLEGVHLYLLLVEVFESEYSRTKYYYLGGYCFPALVVGIAAAIDYRSYGTEKACWLRVDNYFIWSFIGPVSFVIVVNLVFLMVTLHKMIRSSSVLKPDSSRLDNIKSWALGAIALLFLLGLTWAFGLLFINKESVVMAYLFTTFNAFQGVFIFVFHCALQKKVHKEYSKCLRHSYCCIRSPPGGTHGSLKTSAMRSNTRYYTGTQSRIRRMWNDTVRKQTESSFMAGTMGNHLLTNPVLQPRGGTSPYNTLIAESVGFNPSSPPVFNSPGSYREPKHPLGGREACGMDTLPLNGNFNNSYSLRSGDFPPGDGGPEPPRGRNLADAAAFEKMIISELVHNNLRGASGGAKGPPPEPPVPPVPGVSEDEAGGPGGADRAEIELLYKALEEPLLLPRAQSVLYQSDLDESESCTAEDGATSRPLSSPPGRDSLYASGANLRDSPSYPDSSPEGPNEALPPPPPAPPGPPEIYYTSRPPALVARNPLQGYYQVRRPSHEGYLAAPSLEGPGPDGDGQMQLVTSL; encoded by the exons GCCTGAGCCGGGCCGGGCTCCCGTTTGGATTGATGCGCCGGGAGTTAGCATGCGAAGGTTATCCCATCGAGCTGCGGTGCCCAGGCAGTGACGTCATCATGGTGGAGAACGCTAACTACGGGCGCACAGATGACAAGATCTGCGACGCCGACCCTTTCCAGATGGAGAACGTGCAGTGCTACCTGCCCGACGCCTTCAAGATCATGTCCCAGAG gtGTAATAACCGAACCCAGTGTGTGGTGGTGGCCGGCTCCGATGCCTTTCCTGAcccctgtcctggaacctacaaGTACCTGGAGGTGCAGTACGACTGTGTCCCTTACA TAGAAGTGGAGCAGAAAG TCTTCGTGTGCCCAGGGACTCTGCAGAAGGTACTGGAGCCCACCTCCACACATGAGTCAGAGCACCAGTCTGGTGCCTGGTGCAAGGACCCGCTGCAGGCAGGTGACCGTATCTACGTCATGCCCTGGATCCCCTACCGCACGGACACACTGACTGAATATGCCTCGTGGGAGGACTATGTGGCTGCGCGCCACACCACCACGTACCGACTGCCCAACCGTGTGGATGGCACTGGCTTTGTAGTCTACGATGGCGCAGTCTTCTACAACAAGGAGCGCACGCGCAACATCGTCAAGTATGACCTGCGGACTCGCATCAAGAGCGGAGAGACAGTCATCAACACAGCCAACTACCATGACACCTCGCCTTACCGTTGGGGAGGCAAGACCGACATTGACCTGGCGGTGGATGAGAACGGGCTGTGGGTCATCTATGCCACTGAGGGCAACAACGGGCGCCTGGTGGTGAGCCAGCTCAACCCCTACACGCTGCGCTTTGAGGGCACCTGGGAAACGGGCTACGACAAGCGCTCGGCCTCCAATGCCTTCATGGTATGCGGTGTCCTCTACGTGCTGCGCTCCGTGTATGTGGATGACGACAGCGAGGCGGCGGGCAACCGTGTGGACTATGCCTTCAACACCAATGCAAACCGAGAGGAGCCAGTCAGTCTCGCTTTCCCCAACCCCTACCAGTTTGTGTCCTCTGTCGACTACAACCCCCGGGACAACCAGCTGTATGTGTGGAATAACTACTTTGTGGTGCGCTACAGCCTGGAGTTTGGACCCCCAGACCCCAGCGCTG GCCCAGCCACTTCTCCACCTCTCAGTACCACCACCACAGCTCGGCCCACACCCCTCACCAGCACAGCCTCGCCTGCAGCCACCACTCCACTCCGTCGGGCACCCCTCACCACACACCCAGTGGGTGCCATTAACCAGCTCGGACCTGACCTGCCTCCAGCGACAGCCCCAGTGCCCAGCACCCGGCGGCCCCCAGCTCCCAATCTGCATGTGTCCCCTGAGCTCTTCTGTGAACCCCGAGAGGTCCGGCGGGTCCAGTGGCCAGCCACCCAACAGGGTATGCTGGTGGAGAGGCCTTGCCCCAAGGGAACGCGAG GAATTGCCTCGTTCCAGTGTCTCCCTGCTTTGGGGCTCTGGAATCCTCGTGGTCCTGACCTCAGTAACTGCACCTCCCCTTGGGTCAACCAAGTAGCCCAGAAG ATTAAGAGTGGAGAGAATGCAGCCAACATTGCTAGTGAGCTGGCCCGCCATACGCGGGGCTCCATCTACGCTGGGGACGTGTCCTCATCGGTGAAGCTGATGGAACAGCTGTTAGACATCCTGGATGCCCAGCTCCAGGCCCTCCGGCCCATTGAGCGCGAATCAGCTGGCAAGAACTACAACAAG atGCACAAGCGAGAGAGAACCTGCAAGGATTATATCAAG GCCGTGGTGGAGACGGTGGACAACCTGCTCCGGCCAGAGGCGCTTGAGTCCTGGAAAGACATGAATGCCACAGAACAGGTGCATACAGCCACCATGCTCCTAGATGTCCTGGAGGAGGGGGCCTTCCTGCTGGCCGACAATGTCAGGGAACCCGCTCGCTTCTTAGCTGCCAAGCAGAATGTGG TCCTGGAGGTGACTGTCCTGAACACAGAGGGTCAAGTGCAGGAGTTGGTGTTTCCCCAGGAATATCCCAGCGAGAACTCCATCCAGCTGTCTGCCAACACCATCAAGCAGAATAGCCGCAACG GGGTGGTCAAGGTTGTCTTCATCCTCTACAACAACTTGGGCCTGTTCTTGTCCACGGAGAATGCCACGGTGAAGCTGGCAGGCGAGACAGGGACCGGTGGCCCTGGCGGTGCCTCCCTGGTGGTGAACTCACAGGTCATCGCAGCTTCCATCAATAAGGAATCAAGCCGCGTCTTCCTCATGGACCCTGTCATCTTTACTGTGGCTCACTTGGAG GCCAAGAACCACTTCAATGCAAACTGCTCCTTCTGGAACTACTCAGAGCGCTCCATGCTGGGCTACTGGTCAACCCAGGGCTGCCGCCTGGTGGAATCCAATAAGACCCATACCACATGTGCCTGCAGCCACCTCACCAACTTCGCAGTGCTCATGGCTCACCGAGAGATC TACCAGGGCCGGATCAATGAGCTGCTGCTGTCGGTCATCACCTGGGTGGGCATTGTCATCTCCCTGGTCTGTCTGGCCATCTGTATCTCCACCTTCTGCTTCCTGCGAGGCCTGCAGACCGACCGCAACACCATCCACAAGAACCTGTGCATCAACCTCTTCCTTGCCGAGCTGCTTTTCCTGGTTGGGATAGACAAGACTCAGTATGAG GTTGCCTGCCCCATCTTCGCGGGCCTGCTGCACTACTTTTTCCTGGCCGCGTTTTCCTGGCTGTGCCTGGAAGGTGTGCACCTCTACCTGCTGCTGGTGGAAGTATTTGAAAGCGAATACTCACGTACCAAGTACTATTACCTGGGCGGCTACTGCTTCCCAGCCCTGGTGGTAGGCATCGCAGCCGCCATTGACTACCGAAGCTATGGCACCGAGAAGGC CTGCTGGCTGAGAGTTGACAACTACTTCATCTGGAGCTTCATTGGGCCTGTTTCCTTTGTCATTGTG GTGAACCTGGTGTTCCTCATGGTGACCCTGCACAAGATGATCCGGAGCTCATCAGTGCTCAAGCCTGACTCCAGTCGCCTTGACAACATCAA GTCCTGGGCGCTGGGCGCCATTGCGCTGCTCTTCTTGCTGGGCCTCACCTGGGCTTTCGGCCTCCTCTTCATCAACAAGGAGTCTGTAGTCATGGCCTATCTCTTCACTACCTTCAACGCCTTCCAGGGGGTCTTCATCTTTGTCTTTCACTGCGCCTTACAGAAAAAG GTGCACAAGGAGTACAGCAAGTGCCTGCGTCACTCCTACTGCTGCATCCGCTCCCCACCTGGGGGTACTCACGGCTCCCTCAAGACCTCAGCCATGCGAAGTAACACCCGATACTACACAGGGACCCAG agcCGAATCCGGAGGATGTGGAACGACACCGTGAGGAAACAGACAGAGTCCTCCTTTATGGCAG GTACCATGGGGAATCATCTACTGACCAACCCCGTGCTACAACCCCGTGGGGGCACCAGCCCATACAATACACTCATTGCAGAATCTGTGGGCTTCAATCCTTCCTCGCCCCCAGTCTTCAACTCCCCAG GAAGCTACAGGGAACCCA AGCACCCCTTGGGAGGCCGGGAAGCCTGTGGCATGGACACCCTGCCCCTTAACGGCAACTTCAACAACAGCTACTCCTTGAGAAGCGGGGATTTCCCTCCAGGGGATGGGGGTCCCGAGCCACCCCGAGGTCGGAACCTGGCCGATGCCGCCGCCTTTGAGAAGATGATCATCTCAGAGCTGGTGCACAACAACCTGCGGGGGGCCAGTGGGGGCGCCAAAGGGCCTCCGCCGGAGCCTCCTGTGCCACCCGTGCCAGGGGTCAGTGAGGACGAGGCCGGCGGGCCTGGGGGTGCTGACCGGGCAGAGATTGAACTTCTCTACAAGGCCCTGGAGGAGCCACTGCTGCTGCCCCGGGCCCAGTCGGTGCTGTACCAGAGTGATCTGGATGAGTCGGAGAGCTGCACGGCAGAGGATGGGGCCACCAGTCGGCCCCTTTCCTCACCTCCCGGCCGGGACTCCCTCTATGCCAGCGGGGCCAACCTGCGGGACTCGCCCTCCTACCCGGACAGCAGCCCCGAAGGGCCTAATgaggccctgcccccacccccacctgccccCCCTGGGCCCCCAGAAATCTACTACACCTCCCGCCCGCCGGCCCTGGTGGCTCGGAATCCCCTACAGGGCTACTACCAGGTGCGGCGGCCCAGCCATGAGGGCTACCTGGCAGCCCCCAGTCTCGAGGGGCCAGGGCCCGATGGGGATGGGCAGATGCAGTTGGTCACCAGTCTCTGA